From the genome of Deltaproteobacteria bacterium, one region includes:
- a CDS encoding polyprenyl synthetase family protein — translation MRIEEVWTLLEKDLAEVERCIAGNLHSGAPLIGEVGLHLLRGGGKRIRPLLLLLASRVCGYHGDRQHLLASVIEYIHTASLLHDDVVDDAVIRRGQDAANRVFGNQASILVGDYLYSKALYLAVREENQEIMNVLSEATTVMSEGEVMQLSQIGNLDLTEEDYLAVITKKTAVLIAAACELGAILAEAPPSVRKSMVAFGNAVGIAFQLSDDALDYSAQEGKLGKKVGKDLLEGKVTLPLIHVLHEGTEDETARIRLIFEAGEKRAEDLDFVFDCVERYDAVAYTQERTRSYIEQARGNLKPFENSLAKDALLSVSDFVYRRDL, via the coding sequence AGAAGTGGGTCTTCACCTGCTGCGGGGCGGGGGTAAACGGATCCGTCCCCTTCTTCTCCTCCTGGCATCCCGCGTCTGCGGATATCATGGAGACCGGCAGCATCTTCTGGCATCGGTTATCGAATATATTCATACGGCTTCTCTTCTCCATGACGACGTGGTGGACGATGCCGTGATTCGACGGGGTCAGGATGCGGCAAACCGGGTCTTCGGAAACCAGGCGAGCATCCTGGTGGGAGATTATCTTTATTCCAAGGCTCTTTATCTGGCTGTCCGGGAAGAAAACCAGGAGATTATGAACGTTCTCTCCGAGGCCACAACGGTCATGTCGGAGGGAGAGGTGATGCAGCTCTCTCAGATCGGCAATCTCGATCTGACGGAAGAAGATTATCTCGCCGTCATTACGAAAAAGACGGCCGTACTCATTGCGGCAGCCTGTGAATTGGGAGCGATCCTTGCCGAGGCGCCGCCTTCCGTCCGGAAGTCCATGGTGGCCTTCGGCAATGCCGTGGGGATCGCTTTTCAACTGAGTGATGATGCTCTTGATTATTCGGCTCAGGAAGGAAAACTCGGCAAAAAGGTCGGAAAGGACCTGTTGGAAGGGAAGGTTACCCTCCCGCTGATCCATGTGCTTCATGAGGGGACCGAGGATGAAACGGCCCGAATCCGCTTGATTTTTGAGGCGGGGGAGAAGCGTGCAGAGGACCTTGATTTCGTTTTTGACTGTGTTGAGCGATATGATGCCGTGGCTTATACGCAGGAACGAACCCGATCCTATATCGAACAGGCCCGCGGAAACCTCAAACCCTTTGAAAATTCTTTGGCCAAAGATGCTCTTCTCTCCGTTTCTGATTTTGTCTACCGGCGTGATCTGTAA